From the Suncus etruscus isolate mSunEtr1 chromosome 19, mSunEtr1.pri.cur, whole genome shotgun sequence genome, one window contains:
- the BNIPL gene encoding bcl-2/adenovirus E1B 19 kDa-interacting protein 2-like protein, whose translation MVQETREKTPEPGENAEAPRAGAHPRLGTLELKEEWQDEEFPGLLPEEADALEDPKEYSQTGTPSTLALCGQRPMRKRLSAPELPEEGEEEHSSLDSISDLGLDEMETPSDSEQLDSGNDFEWEDDLPRAEGLGASNAAQRLGQGCVRDVAGADGRRWRVFRMGHLEHRVDMTAIEPYKKVLSHGGYHGDGLNAVILFASCYLPSSSTANYTYIMEHLFRYMVGTLELLVAENYLLVHLSGGTSRAQVPSLGWMRQCYRTLDRRLRKNLRVLLVVHATWQVKALLALLRPFISSKFTRKIRFLNSLGELAQVISLDQVHIPDAVRRLDQDLYGTRGT comes from the exons ATGGTTCAGGAGACCAGGGAGAAGACGCCGGAACCTGG GGAGAATGCAGAAGCACCCAGAGCCGGAGCTCACCCGAGACTTGGGACTCTGGAACTGAAGGAGGAATGGCAGGATGAAGAGTTCCCTgg GCTGCTTCCGGAAGAGGCTGATGCTTTGGAAGATCCTAAAGAATACTCGCAGACAG GGACCCCCAGTACTCTAGCTTTATGCGGCCAGCGCCCCATGAGGAAGCGCCTTTCTGCCCCAGAGCTGCctgaggagggagaagaggaacaTTCTTCTCTCGACAGCATCTCTGACCTGGGGCTGGATGAAATGGAGACTCCTTCGGACTCGGAGCAGCTGGACAGTGGAAACGACTTTGAGTGGGAAG ATGATCTGCCCAGGGCTGAGGGCCTGGGAGCCAGCAACGCAGCCCAGAGGCTGGGCCAGGGTTGCGTGAGGGACGTGGCTGGTGCGGACGGTCGTCGGTGGAGGGTCTTCCGGATGGGCCACTTGGAGCATCGAGTGGACATGACAGCCATCGAGCCCTATAAGAAAGTCCTTTCTCATGGAG GCTACCACGGTGATGGCCTCAACGCTGTAATCCTTTTCGCCTCCTGTTACCTACCCAGCAGCAGCACGGCCAACTACACCTACATCATGGAACACCTGTTCAG ATACATGGTGGGGACACTGGAGCTGCTGGTGGCAGAGAATTACCTGTTGGTTCACCTGAGCGGAGGTACAAGCCGGGCCCAAGTCCCTTCGCTAGGCTGGATGCGCCAGTGTTACCGCACCCTGGACCGGAG GCTCCGGAAAAACTTGCGTGTGCTGCTTGTCGTCCACGCCACGTGGCAAGTGAAGGCCTTGCTGGCCCTGCTCCGGCCTTTCATCAG TTCCAAGTTCACACGCAAGATCCGTTTCCTGAACAGCCTGGGCGAGCTGGCCCAAGTCATCTCCTTGGATCAGGTCCACATCCCTGACGCTGTGAGACG gcTGGACCAGGATCTCTACGGCACAAGAGGGACCTGA